The Eurosta solidaginis isolate ZX-2024a chromosome 4, ASM4086904v1, whole genome shotgun sequence genome includes a window with the following:
- the LOC137248239 gene encoding uncharacterized protein yields the protein MAILQTILQKHIDLEFRLTKIVEKLPELAQHKVMRDSKVLIKKTHKIVCRISGETENDTHTELSIVMPLTSLDSVYDIEKKLDSDDYQESMKSYIFMLKDASSDIIGVMRKLFSDNVLFNFHWDGVHGKRSLSKLKLVNSVLFDVFKLQCRIAFEDSMRRCLTLSHNRHKQRRYLTNKSSSATA from the exons ATGGCGatactacaaacaatattacagaagcatatcgacctggaatttagattgactaagattgttgaaaag CTTCCAGAATTGGCTCAACATAAAGTTATGCGTGACTCAAAAGTTCTGattaagaaaacgcacaaaatagtatgccgtatcagcggagaaacggaaaatgatactcacaccgagctctctatcgttatgccactaacatcgttggattcagtttatgacattgagaaaaagttggactcagatgattatcaagaatcaatg aaatcatATATCTTTATGCTGAAAGATGCATCATCAGACATTATTGGAGTAATGAGAAAACTTTTCTCTGACAACGTTCTCTTCAATTTTCACTGGGACGGAGTACATGGCAAACGATCTTTATCTAAACTGAAACTCGTGAACAGCGTACTTTTTG ACGTTTTCAAACTGCAATGCAGGATCGCCTTCGAAGACAGCATGAGACGGTGTTTAACGCTGAGCCACAACCGGCATAAACAAAGGCGGTATCTGACCAATAAATCCAGCTCTGCAACAGCATAA
- the LOC137250478 gene encoding uncharacterized protein → MAILQTILQKNIDLEFRLTKIEEKLPELAEVMAIYKVMRDSKVLIKKTHKIVCRISGETENDTHTELSIVMPLTSLDSVYDIEKKLDSDDYQESMKSYIFMLKGALSDIIGVMRKLFSDNVLFNFNWDGVQGKRSLSKLKLVNSVFFDVFKLQGRINFEDSMRRCLTLSHNRHKQRRYLINKSSSATA, encoded by the exons ATGGCAatactacaaacaatattacagaagaatatcgacctggaatttagattgactaagattgaagaaaag CTTCCAGAATTGGCAGAAGTCATGGCTATCTATAAGGTCATGCGTGACTCAAAAGTTCTGattaagaaaacgcacaaaatagtatgccgtatcagcggagaaacggaaaatgatactcacaccgagctctctatcgttatgccactaacatcgctggattcagtttatgacattgagaaaaagttggactcagatgattatcaagaatcaatg aaatcatATATCTTTATGCTGAAAGGTGCATTATCAGACATTATTGGAGTAATGAGAAAACTTTTCTCTGACaacgttcttttcaattttaactggGACGGAGTACAGGGCAAACGATCTTTATCTAAACTGAAACTCGTGAACAGCGTATTTTTTG ACGTTTTCAAACTGCAAGGCAGGATCAACTTCGAAGACAGCATGAGACGGTGTTTAACGCTGAGCCACAACCGGCATAAACAAAGGCGGTATCTGATCAATAAATCCAGCTCTGCAACAGCATAA
- the LOC137248240 gene encoding tRNA (guanine(26)-N(2))-dimethyltransferase-like has product MRHNGVEHLIVPSEGDAMTLMYLSTSYEKRFDVIDLDPYGWPNRFLDGAIQSLTSGGSLFVTANDMTVLAANTPEACNTKYSYVPLRMKCCHEMGLRILLHCIEKHSNRY; this is encoded by the exons atgcgacacaatggagtggaacatttaattgtgccaagcgaaggggatgcaat gactctcatgtacctttcaacttcatatgagaaacgtttcgatgttatagacctagatccttatggttggccgaatcgctttctggatggcgctatacaatcactgacgAGTGGCGGTTCATTATTTGTAACTGCGAATGATATGACTGTGCTGGCAGCCAATACGCCTGAAGCCTGCAATACCAAATATAGTTAtgtgcctttgcgtatgaaatgctgccatgagatgggattgcgtatactattgcattgcattgaaaAGCACTCTAATCGTTATTga
- the Uba5 gene encoding ubiquitin-like modifier-activating enzyme 5 — protein sequence MSAIDELEAKIDELHLQLQLQKSETRAARERIDKMSSEVVDSNPYSRLMALQRMGIVKEYERIREKTIAVVGVGGVGSVTADMLTRCGVGKLILFDYDKVELANMNRLFFTPDQAGLSKVEAAARTLSFINPDVNIVTHNYNITTVESFDKFLNTIAHGGIQSNTPVDLVLSCVDNFEARMAINTACNELNLNWFESGVSENAVSGHIQFIRPGETACFGCAPPLVVAENINERTLKREGVCAASLPTTMGITAGMLVQNTLKYLLNFGEVSDYLGYNAMNDFFPRMSLRPNPQCDDRHCQDRQKEYQARPKAVIKEGVVADDLPIHETNEWGIELMDDSPDVEDSIATVSVGSNVADGLRLAYEAPVKTIFADAGAVSGNEVDLDELFAQMKAL from the exons ATGTCGGCCATCGATGAATTAGAAGCAAAAATTGATGAACTACATCTCCAGTTGCAGCTGCAAAAGAGCGAAACAAGAGCGGCGAGGGAACGTATTGACAAAATGTCTTCCGAAGTGGTTGACTCTAATCCCTACAGTCGCCTTATGGCACTGCAACGTATGGGCATTGTAAAGGAATATGAACGCATACGCGAAAAAACCATTGCTGTTGTTGGAGTTGGTGGCGTCGGAAGTGTTACGGCTGATATGTTAACGAG ATGTGGAGTTGGGAAACTTATATTATTTGACTATGATAAAGTTGAGTTGGCAAATATGAATCGACTCTTTTTCACACCCGATCAAGCAGGTTTATCCAAGGTGGAAGCAGCAGCGCGTACATTGAGCTTCATAAACCCTGATGTTAATATCGTAACTCACAACTACAACATAACTACTGTGGAATCATTTGATAAATTCTTAAATACTATAGCCCATGGTGGTATACAATCAAATACGCCAGTCGATCTGGTTTTAAGTTGTGTAGACAATTTTGAAGCACGCATGGCCATTAATACGGCATGCAATGAGCTCAACTTGAATTGGTTCGAATCCGGTGTATCTGAGAATGCCGTTTCAGGGCATATACAATTTATACGTCCTGGCGAAACTGCTTGCTTCGGTTGTGCACCACCACTTGTTGTAGCAGAAAATATTAATGAGCGTACATTGAAACGTGAAGGTGTATGTGCCGCTTCTTTACCCACTACAATGGGTATAACAGCTGGGATGTTAGTCCAAAATACTCTTAAATATCTACTCAATTTTGGTGAAGTATCAGACTATTTGGGTTATAATGCAATGAATGATTTCTTCCCTCGTATGAGTTTAAGACCAAATCCACAATGTGATGATCGACATTGTCAGGACCGACAGAAAGAATATCAGGCGCGTCCTAAAGCAGTGATTAAAGAGGGCGTTGTAGCAGACGATCTGCCCATACATGAAACAAATGAATGGGGTATCGAGCTTATGGATGACTCGCCTGATGTAGAAGATTCGATTGCTACGGTGTCTGTTGGAAGTAATGTTGCAGATGGCCTGCGTTTAGCTTATGAAGCTCCTGTAAAGACTATATTCGCAGATGCTGGAGCTGTTTCTGGAAATGAGGTAGATTTAGATGAATTATTTGCCCAAATGAAGGCGTTATAG